The proteins below come from a single Zea mays cultivar B73 chromosome 8, Zm-B73-REFERENCE-NAM-5.0, whole genome shotgun sequence genomic window:
- the LOC100273528 gene encoding uncharacterized protein LOC100273528 precursor: MAVTARLGAVVACVVLAAVAVAPRPAAGILDPVDFLALQAVRRSLDDMPGSAFFDGWDFTADPCGFPGVFCDGDRVAGLALGDPRAGSPGLTGRLDAALGRLSALTELSLVPGRVEGELPASLASCSNLRFLAVSKNLLSGQIPDGLSALSNLRTLDVSFNQISGAIPPSVAALPSITNLILCHNQLTGGVPSFPDSSPLLRLDLKHNALSGGVPALPAGLQYLSLSANKLSGTVDQVLPRLARLNFLDLSVNQLEGPIPASVFALPLSVLQLQRNFFAGPVQPSGDVTIPVVDLSYNRFWGQLSPLLAGVGQLYLNNNRFSGEVPARLVQELVGSGGLQVLYLQHNFLTGIEISPSSSLPSTVSLCLMYNCMVPPVYAPCPIKARSQNTRPADQCPEWRG, encoded by the coding sequence ATGGCGGTGACCGCGCGGCTCGGCGCGGTCGTGGCGTGCGTCGTCTTGGCGGCCGTGGCGGTGGCGCCGCGGCCGGCGGCGGGGATCCTCGACCCGGTGGACTTCCTAGCGCTGCAGGCGGTGCGGCGGTCCCTGGACGACATGCCCGGCTCGGCGTTCTTCGACGGGTGGGACTTCACGGCCGACCCGTGCGGGTTCCCCGGCGTGTTCTGCGACGGGGACCGGGTGGCGGGGCTCGCGCTCGGCGACCCGCGGGCGGGGTCTCCGGGGCTGACGGGGAGGCTGGACGCAGCGCTGGGGCGGCTGTCCGCGCTCACCGAGCTCTCGCTCGTGCCCgggcgcgtcgagggggagctccCGGCGTCGCTCGCGTCGTGCTCGAACCTGCGCTTCCTGGCGGTCAGCAAGAACCTCCTCTCCGGCCAGATACCGGACGGGCTCAGCGCGCTGTCCAACCTCCGGACGCTGGACGTGAGCTTCAACCAGATCTCCGGCGCCATCCCGCCGTCCGTCGCCGCGCTGCCGTCGATCACCAACCTCATCCTCTGCCACaaccagctcaccggcggcgtCCCGTCGTTCCCGGACTCGTCCCCGCTGCTCCGGCTGGACCTCAAGCACAATGCGCTCTCCGGCGGCGTGCCCGCCCTGCCGGCCGGGCTGCAGTACCTGTCGCTGTCCGCGAACAAGCTCAGCGGCACGGTGGACCAGGTGCTGCCCCGGCTGGCCCGGCTGAACTTCCTGGACCTGAGCGTGAACCAGCTGGAGGGCCCGATCCCGGCGTCGGTGTTCGCGCTGCCGCTGTCCGTGCTGCAGCTGCAGAGGAACTTCTTCGCGGGGCCGGTGCAGCCGTCGGGCGACGTGACGATCCCAGTGGTGGACCTGAGCTACAACCGGTTCTGGGGCCAGCTGTCGCCGCTCCTCGCGGGCGTCGGGCAGCTGTACCTGAACAACAACCGGTTCAGCGGCGAGGTCCCCGCGCGGCTGGTGCAGGAGCTGGTGGGCTCCGGCGGCCTGCAGGTGCTGTACCTGCAGCACAACTTCCTGACGGGCATCGAGATatcgccgtcgtcgtcgctccCTTCCACGGTGTCGCTCTGCCTGATGTACAACTGCATGGTGCCGCCGGTGTACGCGCCGTGCCCGATCAAGGCCAGGTCGCAGAACACGCGGCCGGCCGACCAGTGCCCGGAGTGGAGGGGCTGA